The following DNA comes from Camelina sativa cultivar DH55 chromosome 14, Cs, whole genome shotgun sequence.
atctctattttatttttcgtgGTGTGTGGATTAATATTagctaataatataaatttatataaatggaGCTAGTGGAGTTTAAACCAATCAATCGAAATAGTCCGTGATTTCGATTAAAATCAGAATAGAGTATGATTAACAAGTTGTTCTTACGTCATTAAGGTCAAAGATGAAAGAAACAGGAAATGTTTTGATTAACCTTATTTGTGTGGTTGGTGGTTCAGTAGAGTTGATTCAtagtataataaataaaaatattctgagttttttgtttgtttttgtaagaaaaattgGTCAATAGATTACAGATGGTTTGATGAGATATCTGCGGCTAATTTAAAGTTCAACATTCTTTAAGATTACTCGAAGACCAAGAAGTCAAATAGAATAGTACTACAAGTAAAATCATATTAAGCCGGCCCTTCGTTttcattataattaatttgttttcatgataactttatttatttgtttagtgATATTCTTAAAAACGTATACAGTATGATTTGTTTTACGTTTATTTCTATTCTTCGTGATCTGCCCGACAAGATTTATAAGTTTCTCAACAttacaaatacattttttggTTCATTTAAATAAGTACTTCTTGTCTGCTAAACGTCATTCGCATGTCTCACAAATGTATAATTACTTGtcgcaggaaaaaaaaaacctcaaataGTGACAAAGTATGTAAATAAAAGACATCGAGGCATAACACACAAAACATCGACAGAGTTCGGAGTCACTAGACAAGTTGTTCACGATACTCTTGTCCCATAGCGTTTTGGAAATTTAcgattttgttattatttataaatttaaatgttaCATAAACTAAACGGCATgttttacagaaaaaaacaaactgaaacGACATTTCTATCAAGTTCTCCGGTACGACTTTTCAACAGTTTCCATATATACGTATGTAGTTATAAGTGATATTCCTAGAAAATGGATGGGTTCAAATATTCAAttcaaaagttatttttattattactattataaatagtaatatcaaaaaaaaaatcaaaataaagaaacattttTGGGTTAAATGACGTGTAATTAAAGGTATTAAAGAGTGGCAGGTGGGTTTGGTTGTACGGTCATTTATTCATACAGAGTGTGACCCACCAACTCTCTGCCTGTCcttctttttgttctctcttacCCTCAGTACGGAcccttcttatttttctttatatattagattacagtttaattattttatttttataaagtcattaatgGTTGGCgacaaaaacaaagttttactATTTaaacagttttgattttttatcaatcacaaaaaactttattaaaagctttatttttagtttttttgtacaACTCTATTTTGCactattaaaaactttattaaaaactttattttgcACTATTCCGTAAAAACTTACAGCTTTTTCTGTACAGTTTTAGGTATGTTATCAATCAGACAATATCTTATACATGAccttatgaaaacaaaaaaaataatatatatatatatctcaaataagataaaaagaaaattaaagcaAAATAAGTGAGACCTATTGGTTCGGCCCAATATAATTGAGGTTCAGCTTGGGCCTTTGCATGGATGAAGGTCCATTATTTTCTTATCGGACATAATTCATTTGTGTATTATTTAACTATATTTATAGATACAATTAACTGTATTTAGTATTACATACGATTAACGAAACTATAAATGTAAGTTTAAGATTaacaaataatctaaaaatagaaatatttgaaGAGGAAATTAAACTAAGTTGGCGATTAGGACATTTCTTGATGAATCGATAATTTGCGGCTACTTTTTGCCaaaataacttatttttaaaccggtctatatatataggatCGAGCTTGGAAGACTGTCTTATTCAGAGTCCTTGATTGGTTGGCAATTGGCATTCATTGTTGTTTTTTATCTGACTGCCGTAGACTaattaatacagtatatattaaCTGTCACGAACTCATGatatcaaaccgaataaaacattttctttctccTATTACGAACGTTCGTTGCTTGATACCAAACCAGACAATAACAATACCACTTATATGATAATCACTGTTCTATAAGTTCCGGTCTAACCCAATCAAGGTTTaattagttcttaaaaaaaaaaatgaaagaattaaGTAAAGGAACTTATGATCGTGATGAGACTGGAACGTCTGCTTCTAACATcgttattaattatgatttaattATAACGATAAGTacataaacaacacaaaattaaCTACAAAACTATACCAGCAATATCTTTGATTGCAGATGCTAAGAAAACACCAGAGAATGTTACATTAAAATCTCCCTGAGCTTGTTGTTTATCGGTGAACCTCAACAACGACGTCGTTCCAAGCTCGCCGACTTGATTTACTGCTGAGATATTTTGGAACACATCGAAGAATCTGAGAAAGACAAGAATAATTAGGGCAAGAAGATAACATATCTGAGATGCGTTGAAGAACAAGTGATAAGCTGCAACTTGAAGAAAATACatccttcttttttcttgttagcTAAAGAAAGAATTCTCAGAAGAAGATAtcgatgtttttttctttcttcgcGTCGagatgtgtgtatatataataatagtatacCGTATACGTGTGTGTGATTTTTGTGTATGTATACGCACACAGACAATCAGACATACTCGACGAGACCCACTCTGTACCGAACAAACAATGCAATAAATGCTCAAAGCCGATACTTGTCTCTCTCATCGATTTTGGTAGTACTGTATAGTCCGGTTTTCGATGATATACCGGGCGATACAACCGACGTGTAGGAGATTAGGATCGATTAAATCGTCCAAATAATTAATGCAAACCGGAAAAAACCGGATATGTGTTTTATACATTTAAGGAAATTTGAACATACGCAGATACGAAATTGATATGCATTTCAATACGTGTCTGGTATTTTCTTCTGCTCAACTGCATTAGATGTGACATCTCAACTTCATAACTACAAAATTGCTGAAACCTTTATTATTGCAATTCTAATAACTTTTTGaggattttattatttatattattaccC
Coding sequences within:
- the LOC109128784 gene encoding uncharacterized protein LOC109128784; translated protein: MYFLQVAAYHLFFNASQICYLLALIILVFLRFFDVFQNISAVNQVGELGTTSLLRFTDKQQAQGDFNVTFSGVFLASAIKDIAGIVL